One genomic region from Sphingomicrobium aestuariivivum encodes:
- a CDS encoding heme o synthase yields MQNAATDMPRYPASAADLFALTKPRVMSLVVFTALCGLLAAPETIPFVLGFTAILCIAVAAGASGALNQWYEADVDAKMKRTRGRPLPAGRMEKRSALHFGVGLGAFSVVLMGLATNYLAAAILLFSIFFYAVIYTVWLKPRTPQNIVIGGAAGAFPPLIGWAAVTGDVTLLPVLMFLIIFLWTPPHFWALSLFVKTDYDAAGIPMLPVVAGNATTRRQIVIYTLPMVAAALAPWPLGLTGTVYGIASIVLNAIFLFLAIRVGMNKAEDPADMGPEKKLFGYSILYLFALFAILTIDRMFF; encoded by the coding sequence ATGCAGAATGCCGCCACCGATATGCCGCGCTATCCCGCCAGCGCCGCCGACCTGTTCGCGCTGACCAAGCCGCGGGTGATGAGCCTTGTCGTCTTCACCGCATTGTGCGGCCTGCTCGCCGCGCCCGAGACGATCCCCTTCGTCCTCGGCTTCACCGCGATCCTGTGCATCGCGGTCGCGGCCGGCGCCTCGGGCGCGCTCAACCAGTGGTACGAGGCCGATGTCGACGCCAAGATGAAGCGCACCAGGGGGCGTCCGCTCCCCGCGGGCCGGATGGAAAAGCGCTCGGCGCTCCATTTCGGCGTCGGCCTCGGCGCCTTCTCGGTCGTGCTGATGGGGCTGGCGACCAACTATCTCGCCGCCGCGATCCTTCTCTTCTCGATCTTCTTCTACGCGGTGATCTACACCGTCTGGCTGAAACCCCGCACCCCGCAGAATATCGTCATCGGCGGCGCCGCCGGCGCCTTCCCGCCGCTCATCGGCTGGGCCGCGGTGACGGGCGATGTCACGTTGCTGCCGGTGCTGATGTTCCTCATCATCTTCCTGTGGACGCCGCCGCACTTCTGGGCGCTCAGCCTGTTCGTGAAGACCGATTACGACGCGGCGGGCATCCCCATGCTCCCCGTCGTGGCGGGCAATGCGACGACCCGCCGCCAGATCGTCATCTACACGCTGCCAATGGTCGCCGCCGCGCTCGCCCCCTGGCCGCTCGGCCTGACCGGGACCGTCTACGGTATTGCCTCGATCGTCCTCAACGCCATCTTCCTCTTCCTCGCGATCCGCGTCGGCATGAACAAGGCCGAGGATCCCGCCGACATGGGCCCCGAGAAAAAGCTCTTCGGCTATTCGATCCTCTACCTGTTCGCGCTCTTCGCGATCCTCACCATCGACCGGATGTTCTTCTGA
- a CDS encoding peptidylprolyl isomerase, whose product MTNLPLLLAALLATPLQETAPPPADPLAVAAPEAVQVAEDLVRVAIDTDKGRILLALDRGRAPVTTEAFLGYVEKGFLEHATFYRAMPYADGGIAQFGVRRTDKLLDPIAHESTADTGILHERGVISLIAPQPGQGRNDWFITLNEIPAFDASTDFHGFTPFGRVVEGMEVVEAIFGSPVDPEAGEGPMKGQMLVEPVKVTGAEKLSD is encoded by the coding sequence ATGACGAACCTGCCCCTCCTCCTCGCCGCCCTGCTCGCCACCCCGCTGCAGGAGACCGCGCCGCCGCCCGCCGATCCGTTGGCCGTGGCCGCGCCCGAGGCGGTACAGGTCGCCGAGGACCTCGTGCGGGTGGCGATCGACACCGACAAGGGGCGCATCCTGCTCGCCCTCGACCGCGGGCGCGCGCCGGTCACGACGGAGGCCTTTCTCGGCTATGTGGAGAAGGGTTTTCTCGAGCATGCGACCTTCTATCGCGCCATGCCTTATGCCGATGGCGGGATCGCGCAGTTCGGGGTGCGGCGCACCGACAAGCTGCTCGACCCGATCGCGCATGAATCGACCGCCGACACGGGGATCCTTCACGAGCGCGGGGTGATCTCGCTGATCGCGCCGCAGCCTGGGCAGGGGCGCAACGACTGGTTCATCACGCTGAACGAGATCCCCGCCTTCGACGCGAGCACGGATTTCCACGGCTTCACCCCCTTCGGCCGCGTGGTCGAGGGGATGGAGGTCGTCGAGGCGATCTTCGGCTCGCCCGTCGATCCGGAGGCGGGCGAGGGCCCGATGAAGGGGCAGATGCTGGTCGAGCCGGTCAAGGTGACCGGCGCGGAAAAGCTTTCCGACTAG
- a CDS encoding YqaE/Pmp3 family membrane protein: MANLLILIATIFIPPLGVALKHGLDRDFWINLVLTLLFFVPGLIHGLYVNFLR; this comes from the coding sequence ATGGCCAACCTTCTCATCCTCATCGCCACCATCTTCATCCCGCCGCTGGGCGTGGCGCTGAAGCACGGGCTCGACCGCGATTTCTGGATCAACCTCGTGTTGACGCTGCTCTTCTTCGTGCCGGGCCTGATCCACGGCCTCTACGTCAACTTCCTGCGCTAG
- a CDS encoding winged helix-turn-helix domain-containing protein, producing the protein MSDATTYGFGPYLLAPHEARLTHDGSVVPLQPRTFDLLVHFVRHPATLHGKDALFEAVWPGVTVGDEALTQAIKDLRKALGDSATEPAYIETVRGRGYRFIAPVETSAPSTPASRPHGQFDLVLAGTLGGGMAGLAGGLVYGLSAGIANDAWLPILLVMTTLTTLVALLGAFALCTGMAVASRLAGRRWLFSAVGAGLGGFIIGDLFHLLASGSFSVLLGTEHRDFTGGLEGLILGGAIAAGAQMAGGTDAPRRRVILGAGLAGAFAGALILIAGGKLMAASLGALARQFHGASTDLGAFGALSEGAGALPVAVGAFEGLLYGAAISAAILLRLHRKAAEITTSSPPAHAGEEAAG; encoded by the coding sequence ATGAGCGACGCGACCACCTACGGGTTCGGCCCCTATCTCCTCGCCCCGCACGAGGCGCGGCTGACGCACGACGGCAGCGTGGTGCCGCTCCAGCCGCGCACCTTCGACCTGCTCGTCCATTTCGTCCGCCACCCCGCCACCCTCCATGGCAAGGACGCGCTGTTCGAGGCGGTCTGGCCCGGCGTCACCGTCGGTGACGAGGCGCTCACGCAGGCGATCAAGGACCTCCGCAAGGCGCTCGGCGACAGCGCTACCGAGCCTGCCTATATCGAGACCGTGCGCGGCCGCGGCTATCGCTTCATCGCGCCCGTCGAAACTTCAGCGCCTTCGACACCTGCCAGCCGTCCCCACGGCCAGTTCGACCTCGTCCTCGCGGGCACGCTCGGCGGCGGCATGGCGGGGCTCGCCGGCGGGCTCGTCTATGGCCTCAGCGCGGGCATCGCCAACGACGCGTGGCTCCCGATCCTTCTCGTCATGACCACGCTGACCACCCTCGTCGCACTGCTCGGCGCCTTTGCGCTCTGCACGGGCATGGCGGTAGCGAGCCGCCTCGCGGGGCGGCGCTGGCTGTTTAGCGCGGTAGGCGCGGGGCTCGGCGGCTTCATCATTGGCGACCTCTTCCACCTCTTGGCCTCGGGCAGCTTCTCCGTCCTCCTCGGCACCGAGCATCGCGACTTCACCGGGGGGCTCGAGGGACTGATCCTCGGCGGCGCCATTGCCGCGGGCGCGCAGATGGCGGGGGGCACGGACGCCCCCCGCCGCCGCGTCATCCTCGGCGCGGGCCTCGCGGGCGCCTTCGCGGGCGCGCTCATCCTCATCGCCGGCGGCAAGCTCATGGCGGCCAGCCTCGGCGCGCTCGCCCGCCAGTTCCACGGCGCCTCGACCGACCTCGGCGCATTCGGCGCGCTGTCGGAGGGCGCGGGCGCGCTGCCGGTCGCGGTCGGGGCCTTCGAGGGCCTCCTCTACGGTGCCGCGATCAGCGCCGCCATCCTCCTGCGCCTCCACCGCAAAGCTGCGGAAATCACGACATCCTCACCTCCCGCTCATGCAGGCGAGGAGGCCGCGGGCTAG
- the phoU gene encoding phosphate signaling complex protein PhoU has protein sequence MKHSVRAFDDDLTTLRDLIVEMGGMARTALDGAIHALSKNDRALAEKVIAGDAAIDALEARIDQFAIRTIALRAPMADDLRDIISALKIANVLERVADYAKNIARRSRKVTDEDAEPLKGRLAELALLSGNLIDQAVKAYADRDADLATKTCEDDDAIDTLYASIFKDTVGYMRGHADEVDWAAHGLFIAKHLERMGDQATNIAEIVYYMETGELLPDRPKQDETAAD, from the coding sequence ATGAAACATTCCGTCCGCGCATTCGATGATGATCTCACCACCCTTCGCGACCTGATCGTGGAGATGGGAGGCATGGCGCGTACCGCGCTCGACGGGGCGATCCACGCCTTGTCCAAGAACGACCGCGCGCTGGCCGAGAAGGTTATTGCGGGCGATGCGGCGATCGACGCGCTCGAGGCGCGGATCGACCAGTTCGCCATCCGCACCATCGCGCTGCGCGCGCCGATGGCGGACGATCTGCGCGACATCATCTCGGCGTTGAAGATCGCCAATGTGCTCGAGCGCGTCGCCGACTATGCCAAGAATATCGCGCGCCGCTCGCGCAAGGTGACCGACGAGGATGCCGAGCCGCTCAAGGGCCGGCTGGCCGAGCTGGCGCTCTTGTCGGGCAACCTTATCGACCAGGCGGTCAAGGCCTATGCCGACCGCGATGCGGATCTTGCCACCAAGACCTGCGAGGACGATGACGCGATCGACACGCTCTACGCGTCGATCTTCAAGGACACGGTCGGCTACATGCGCGGCCATGCCGACGAGGTCGACTGGGCGGCGCACGGCCTGTTCATCGCCAAGCATCTCGAGCGTATGGGCGACCAGGCCACCAATATCGCCGAGATCGTCTATTACATGGAAACGGGCGAATTGCTGCCCGACCGGCCCAAACAGGACGAGACGGCGGCGGATTAA
- a CDS encoding OprO/OprP family phosphate-selective porin — MAKLITTAPLALGIALAANPAHAQDITTEEAQAMLERLEALEAESAELRARLTAAEAAAAEATAVAAAAQADTTAVQAEVEVAKEEAAKTPTISSFKKADGFTLKPRGRLQFDMGGVGAPDAIDEDGLGNSTEVRRARLGVSGDLPGDFGYKFELDFADSEVAFTDALVTYETGDATFTLGQHNNFQGLEEITSSNDISFMERAAFTDAFGFERRLGVSAEYGAGDLTVWGGVFSSNISDLGDDGEQGYSFDTRAVFSPSVGDAQLHFGGSLHWRDLDNDGRSVRYRQRPQLHVTDVRFLNTGSLPTYTELNYGLEAAALFDRFHIAAEGHWMKPDVIFGEDPTFFGGYAEIGYVFTPGYERGYSGGKFKGVAPVKNGSWSGFGALSGNLRYDRLDLSDNGIVGGTQDAIMASLSWSPNAYMRFLVNYANIAYEDAAISAAGDRDYDVDVVGARAQFAF; from the coding sequence ATGGCCAAACTGATCACCACGGCGCCGCTGGCGCTCGGCATCGCGCTCGCCGCCAATCCGGCCCATGCGCAGGACATCACGACCGAAGAGGCGCAGGCCATGCTCGAGCGCCTCGAAGCGCTCGAAGCCGAAAGCGCCGAGCTCCGCGCGCGCCTGACCGCCGCCGAAGCCGCTGCCGCCGAAGCCACCGCGGTCGCCGCCGCTGCCCAGGCCGACACGACCGCCGTCCAGGCCGAGGTCGAAGTCGCCAAGGAAGAAGCGGCCAAGACCCCCACCATCTCCTCCTTCAAGAAGGCCGACGGCTTCACCCTCAAGCCGCGCGGCCGCCTCCAGTTCGACATGGGCGGCGTCGGGGCCCCCGATGCGATCGACGAGGACGGCCTCGGCAATTCGACCGAAGTGCGCCGCGCGCGCCTCGGTGTCTCGGGCGACCTGCCGGGCGACTTCGGCTACAAGTTCGAGCTCGACTTCGCCGACAGCGAAGTGGCCTTCACCGACGCGCTCGTGACCTACGAGACCGGCGATGCCACCTTCACGCTGGGCCAACACAACAATTTCCAGGGCCTCGAGGAAATCACCTCGTCGAACGACATCAGCTTCATGGAGCGCGCCGCCTTCACCGACGCCTTCGGCTTCGAACGTCGCCTCGGCGTGTCGGCCGAATATGGTGCCGGCGACCTCACCGTCTGGGGCGGTGTCTTCTCCTCGAACATCTCCGACCTCGGCGATGACGGCGAGCAGGGCTACAGCTTCGACACCCGCGCGGTGTTCAGCCCCTCGGTCGGCGATGCGCAGCTCCACTTCGGCGGCTCGCTCCACTGGCGCGACCTCGACAATGACGGCCGCTCGGTGCGCTATCGCCAGCGTCCGCAGCTCCACGTCACCGACGTGCGCTTCCTCAACACCGGCAGCCTGCCGACCTACACCGAATTGAACTACGGGCTCGAGGCCGCCGCCTTGTTCGACCGCTTCCACATCGCCGCCGAGGGTCATTGGATGAAGCCCGACGTCATCTTCGGCGAGGACCCCACTTTCTTCGGTGGTTATGCAGAAATCGGCTATGTGTTCACGCCCGGCTACGAGCGCGGCTATTCGGGCGGCAAGTTCAAGGGCGTCGCCCCCGTCAAGAACGGCAGCTGGAGCGGCTTCGGTGCCCTTTCGGGTAACCTCCGCTACGACCGTCTCGACCTCAGCGACAATGGCATCGTCGGCGGCACGCAGGACGCCATCATGGCCTCGCTGTCGTGGAGCCCCAACGCCTACATGCGCTTCCTCGTGAACTATGCGAACATTGCCTATGAGGACGCCGCGATCAGCGCCGCGGGCGACCGCGACTATGACGTCGACGTCGTTGGCGCTCGCGCGCAATTCGCCTTCTAG
- the ctaD gene encoding cytochrome c oxidase subunit I, which yields MATTADTLPFDAPKGDTHDHAHDADHKPGFFARWFMSTNHKDIGTLYLIFAIIAGIIGGAFSGIMRMELAEPGIQYLNTMGWPFGAGAEATFNEALHHWNVLIAAHGLIMVFFMVMPALIGGFGNWFVPIMIGAPDMAFPRMNNVSFWLTAVAFVMLLASAFVPGGTGTGAGTGWTVYAPLSTSGSAGPAVDFAIFSLHLAGAASILGAINFITTIFNMRAPGMTLHKMPLFVWSVLVTAFLLLLALPVLAGAITMLLTDRNFGTAFFDAAGGGDPILYQHLFWFFGHPEVYIMILPAFGIVSQIIATFSRKPVFGYLGMAYAMVAIGVVGFVVWAHHMFTVGLDVNTKMYFTAATMIIAVPTGVKIFSWIATMWGGSISFQTPMLWAIGFIFLFTVGGVTGVVLANGGVDNYMHDTYYVVAHFHYVLSLGAVFALFAGFYYWFGKMSGKRYNEFLGKLHFFIMFIGVNVIFFPQHFLGLDGMPRRYPDYPEAFSYWNEVSSIGYLIMAASMVIFFVNVFWSLAKGKPAPDNEWGEGATTLEWSLSSPPPYHQFETLPRVD from the coding sequence ATGGCTACCACTGCTGACACGCTGCCGTTCGACGCCCCCAAGGGCGACACGCACGACCACGCGCATGACGCCGACCACAAGCCGGGCTTCTTCGCCCGCTGGTTCATGTCCACGAACCACAAGGACATCGGCACCCTCTACCTGATCTTCGCGATCATCGCCGGCATCATCGGCGGTGCCTTCTCGGGCATCATGCGCATGGAGCTCGCCGAGCCGGGCATCCAGTATCTCAACACCATGGGCTGGCCCTTCGGCGCCGGCGCCGAGGCGACCTTCAACGAAGCGCTTCACCACTGGAACGTGCTGATCGCCGCGCACGGCCTGATCATGGTCTTCTTCATGGTCATGCCCGCGCTCATCGGCGGTTTCGGCAACTGGTTCGTGCCGATCATGATCGGTGCCCCCGACATGGCCTTCCCGCGCATGAACAATGTCAGCTTCTGGCTGACCGCGGTCGCCTTCGTCATGCTCCTCGCCTCGGCCTTCGTGCCGGGCGGCACGGGCACCGGCGCCGGCACCGGCTGGACCGTCTATGCGCCGCTCTCGACCTCGGGGTCGGCCGGCCCCGCCGTCGACTTCGCGATCTTCTCGCTGCACCTTGCCGGTGCCGCCTCGATCCTCGGCGCGATCAACTTCATCACCACCATCTTCAACATGCGTGCGCCGGGCATGACCCTGCACAAGATGCCGCTGTTCGTCTGGTCGGTGCTGGTCACCGCCTTCCTGCTGCTGCTCGCGCTTCCGGTCCTTGCCGGCGCGATCACCATGCTGCTGACCGACCGCAACTTCGGCACCGCCTTCTTCGACGCTGCCGGCGGTGGTGACCCGATCCTCTACCAGCACCTGTTCTGGTTCTTCGGCCACCCCGAAGTGTACATCATGATCCTGCCGGCCTTCGGCATCGTCAGCCAGATCATCGCCACCTTCAGCCGCAAGCCCGTCTTCGGCTATCTCGGCATGGCCTATGCCATGGTCGCGATCGGTGTCGTCGGCTTCGTCGTCTGGGCCCACCACATGTTCACCGTCGGCCTCGACGTGAACACCAAGATGTACTTCACCGCCGCGACCATGATCATCGCGGTCCCGACCGGCGTGAAGATCTTCTCGTGGATCGCCACCATGTGGGGCGGCTCGATCAGCTTCCAGACCCCGATGCTCTGGGCGATCGGCTTCATCTTCCTGTTCACCGTGGGTGGCGTGACCGGTGTCGTGCTCGCCAACGGCGGCGTGGATAACTACATGCACGACACCTACTACGTCGTGGCGCACTTCCACTACGTCCTGTCGCTCGGTGCGGTCTTCGCGCTGTTCGCGGGCTTCTACTACTGGTTCGGCAAGATGTCGGGCAAGCGCTACAACGAGTTCCTCGGCAAGCTGCACTTCTTCATCATGTTCATCGGCGTGAACGTGATCTTCTTCCCGCAGCACTTCCTGGGCCTCGACGGCATGCCGCGTCGCTACCCCGACTATCCGGAAGCCTTCAGCTACTGGAACGAAGTCAGCTCGATCGGCTATCTCATCATGGCCGCCTCGATGGTGATCTTCTTCGTCAATGTCTTCTGGAGCCTCGCCAAGGGCAAGCCCGCTCCGGATAACGAATGGGGCGAAGGCGCGACCACCCTCGAATGGTCGCTGTCGAGCCCGCCGCCCTACCACCAGTTCGAAACGCTCCCGCGCGTCGACTGA
- the coxB gene encoding cytochrome c oxidase subunit II: protein MNGKRWLAALTALTFLPSAASATIETPIGDQVAAQADLDGAPAEAAAPEWVGLDATQGYAGPDGRMGIQDQVTEVGRQAAAFHDNMLLPIITAICIFVLILLIWAMVRYRRSANPEPSRTTHNTAIEVIWTVVPVLILLVLAVPSIGLIKKQYDAPPADLTVKVIGNQWYWEYEYPDMGISIVSNMLLEEDDPDREEGSRFRTDADGPALLAVDERLVIPAGKNVKFLMTANDVIHSFAVPAFWMKLDTVPGRINETWVNVETPGLYFGQCSELCGARHAYMPIAVEVLPEDQFNAWVAAKGGTLPGEGEETAAEDEESAADALEAGDEAAAEEAEAAAANTNA, encoded by the coding sequence ATGAACGGGAAACGCTGGCTAGCCGCCCTCACCGCCCTCACTTTCCTGCCGAGCGCCGCTTCGGCCACGATCGAGACGCCGATCGGCGACCAGGTCGCGGCGCAAGCCGACCTCGACGGTGCCCCGGCCGAAGCCGCCGCGCCCGAATGGGTCGGCCTCGACGCCACGCAGGGCTATGCCGGCCCCGACGGCCGCATGGGGATCCAGGACCAGGTGACCGAGGTCGGCCGCCAGGCCGCGGCCTTCCACGACAACATGCTGCTGCCGATCATCACGGCGATCTGCATCTTCGTCCTCATCCTTCTGATCTGGGCGATGGTCCGCTATCGCCGCAGCGCCAACCCCGAGCCCAGCCGCACCACGCACAATACCGCGATCGAAGTGATCTGGACGGTCGTGCCGGTGCTCATCCTGCTGGTCCTCGCGGTGCCCTCGATCGGCCTCATCAAGAAGCAGTATGACGCCCCGCCGGCCGACCTCACCGTCAAGGTGATCGGCAACCAGTGGTATTGGGAATATGAATATCCCGACATGGGCATCAGCATCGTGTCGAACATGCTGCTCGAGGAAGACGATCCCGACCGCGAGGAAGGCTCGCGCTTCCGTACCGACGCCGACGGCCCCGCGCTGCTCGCCGTCGACGAGCGCCTCGTCATCCCCGCCGGCAAGAACGTGAAGTTCCTGATGACCGCCAACGACGTCATCCACTCGTTCGCCGTCCCGGCTTTCTGGATGAAGCTCGACACCGTGCCGGGCCGCATCAACGAGACCTGGGTCAACGTCGAGACGCCCGGCCTCTACTTCGGCCAGTGCTCGGAGCTGTGCGGTGCGCGTCACGCCTACATGCCGATCGCCGTCGAAGTCCTCCCCGAAGACCAGTTCAACGCCTGGGTCGCCGCCAAGGGTGGCACGCTCCCGGGCGAGGGCGAGGAAACCGCCGCCGAAGACGAAGAGAGCGCCGCGGACGCGCTCGAAGCCGGTGACGAGGCTGCGGCCGAAGAAGCCGAAGCCGCCGCTGCCAATACGAACGCCTAA
- the pyrE gene encoding orotate phosphoribosyltransferase, whose amino-acid sequence MTEDEVLAEFRSADALLEGHFILSSGKRSAAYLQCARVLMEPARAARLAEALAAKIPADVRDSIDAVVSPAMGGVIIGHEMGRALGKPAMFLERPEGTFHLRRGFALEKGAKVLMVEDVVTTGLSSREAIEAVAEEGGEVVGEVSLVDRGGGDSLGVPYWALVKLDIPAYDPDALPPELAAIPAIKPGSRAS is encoded by the coding sequence ATGACCGAAGACGAGGTTCTGGCCGAATTCCGTAGCGCCGATGCGCTGCTGGAAGGACATTTCATCCTTTCCTCGGGCAAACGCAGTGCCGCCTACCTGCAATGCGCGCGCGTGCTGATGGAGCCGGCCCGCGCCGCGCGCCTCGCCGAAGCGCTGGCCGCGAAAATCCCCGCCGACGTGCGCGACTCCATCGATGCGGTCGTCTCGCCCGCGATGGGCGGGGTGATCATCGGCCATGAAATGGGCCGCGCGCTGGGCAAGCCCGCCATGTTTCTCGAGCGCCCCGAGGGTACCTTCCACCTGCGCCGAGGATTCGCACTGGAGAAAGGTGCCAAGGTGCTGATGGTCGAGGACGTGGTGACCACCGGCCTGTCGAGCCGCGAGGCGATCGAGGCGGTGGCCGAGGAAGGCGGCGAAGTGGTGGGCGAGGTCAGTCTCGTCGATCGCGGCGGCGGTGACAGCCTCGGCGTGCCTTATTGGGCGCTCGTGAAGCTCGACATCCCCGCTTACGATCCCGACGCACTGCCGCCCGAACTGGCCGCGATTCCCGCGATCAAGCCCGGCAGCCGCGCTTCGTGA
- a CDS encoding serine hydrolase domain-containing protein produces the protein MRALAALLPLALVACAPSVAEVAPEPAPPLLEEGADPLTAVIEQYGFEGEVALSRGPAADDYSYRGGPAEAVWPWASVTKQVVAIIVMQEVEAGRLSLDAPVSDYVDWAGEGPAAPSLRQLLRHQSGLFDPEDQPGFDGDTGFPLDLDDCIARRGAPGGDFDYSNCDTLLVARVLEAVTQHDLGALYRERIGMPLGLTSSGLVTATTPLAPSAGGTTAERIAAYGAAGALAGPTSDLIAIDEGLMAGALLGADALATLWQGDPAVGYSALGQWEFTAPLAGCEAPVRIVERRGAIGSYQARNYILPEQGLALVAFTGLGEDMFGFGEIWTGSGFSHDLLAAAACGA, from the coding sequence GTGAGGGCGCTGGCCGCGCTCCTGCCGCTCGCGCTGGTCGCCTGCGCGCCGTCCGTCGCCGAGGTCGCGCCCGAGCCGGCACCGCCGCTGCTCGAGGAAGGCGCCGACCCGCTGACGGCGGTGATCGAGCAATATGGCTTCGAGGGCGAGGTCGCCCTGTCGCGTGGGCCGGCGGCGGACGACTATAGCTATCGCGGCGGTCCGGCGGAGGCCGTGTGGCCGTGGGCGTCGGTGACCAAGCAGGTCGTCGCCATCATCGTCATGCAGGAAGTGGAGGCGGGGCGCCTGTCGCTCGATGCGCCCGTGTCCGATTATGTCGACTGGGCGGGCGAGGGCCCTGCCGCGCCGAGCCTGCGGCAGCTCCTCCGGCACCAGTCGGGGCTTTTTGACCCCGAGGACCAGCCCGGATTCGACGGCGATACCGGCTTCCCGCTCGACCTCGATGACTGCATCGCCCGCCGCGGCGCGCCGGGCGGCGATTTCGATTACAGCAATTGCGACACGCTGCTCGTGGCCCGCGTGCTCGAGGCGGTGACGCAGCACGACCTTGGCGCGCTTTATCGCGAGCGCATCGGCATGCCGCTCGGCCTCACCTCCTCGGGCCTCGTCACCGCCACGACCCCGCTGGCGCCGAGCGCGGGCGGGACGACTGCCGAGCGGATCGCGGCCTATGGAGCGGCAGGGGCACTTGCCGGTCCCACGAGCGACCTGATCGCCATCGACGAAGGGCTGATGGCGGGGGCGCTACTCGGGGCGGATGCGCTGGCGACCTTGTGGCAGGGCGATCCGGCGGTCGGCTATTCGGCGCTCGGGCAATGGGAATTTACGGCCCCGCTCGCCGGCTGCGAGGCGCCGGTGCGGATCGTCGAGCGCCGCGGCGCCATCGGCAGCTACCAGGCGCGCAACTATATCCTGCCCGAACAGGGGCTCGCGCTGGTCGCCTTCACCGGCCTTGGCGAGGACATGTTCGGTTTCGGCGAGATCTGGACGGGCAGCGGCTTTTCGCACGACCTGTTGGCAGCGGCGGCGTGCGGCGCATGA
- a CDS encoding pyridoxine 5'-phosphate synthase, whose product MTPTKLRLGVNIDHVATVRNARGGDHPDPVRAAEIVASVGGDGITAHLREDRRHIRDADLRRIQEATDLPLNLEMAATEEMLEIALRHSPHAACIVPEKREERTTEGGLDADGLHNQLAPIVTRLSDAGIRVSLFIEAEERQLDAALRLGAPVVEFHTGEYAHAFLDGDSEKLARELKRIADMAALAAKNGIEPHAGHGLTYENVQPIAAIPQIAELNIGHYLVGEAIFVGLEAAVWRMRELMDEAR is encoded by the coding sequence ATGACCCCGACGAAACTTCGCCTCGGGGTCAATATCGACCATGTCGCGACCGTGCGGAACGCGCGCGGCGGCGATCACCCCGATCCGGTGCGTGCCGCCGAGATCGTCGCCAGCGTCGGCGGCGATGGCATTACCGCGCACCTGCGCGAGGACCGGCGGCATATCCGCGATGCCGACCTCCGGCGTATCCAGGAGGCGACCGACCTGCCGCTCAACCTCGAGATGGCGGCGACCGAGGAAATGCTCGAGATCGCGCTCCGGCACAGCCCGCACGCCGCCTGCATCGTGCCCGAGAAGCGCGAGGAGCGGACGACCGAGGGCGGGCTCGACGCCGACGGGCTGCACAACCAGCTCGCCCCCATCGTCACCCGGCTGTCGGACGCGGGCATTCGCGTGTCGCTCTTCATCGAGGCCGAGGAGCGCCAGCTCGATGCCGCGCTCCGGCTCGGCGCGCCGGTGGTGGAATTCCACACCGGCGAATATGCGCACGCCTTCCTCGACGGCGATTCGGAAAAGCTGGCGCGCGAATTGAAACGCATCGCCGACATGGCCGCGCTCGCCGCAAAGAACGGCATCGAGCCCCATGCCGGCCACGGCCTCACCTACGAGAATGTGCAGCCGATCGCCGCCATCCCGCAGATCGCCGAACTCAACATCGGCCATTATCTCGTTGGCGAAGCGATCTTCGTCGGGCTCGAGGCGGCGGTGTGGCGGATGCGCGAGTTGATGGACGAGGCGCGATGA
- the acpS gene encoding holo-ACP synthase: MIIGLGSDLCNIERITNSLERFGERFEMRVFTEVERAKARRRPFTIAGTYAKRFAAKEAFSKAVGTGFKRGVYMKDIGVVNAPSGAPTLALTGGAQARLDELTPEGHRIHVHVTLTDDHPWAQAFVILEAKPL; encoded by the coding sequence ATGATCATCGGGCTCGGCAGCGACCTGTGCAACATCGAGCGGATCACCAATTCGCTCGAGCGTTTCGGCGAACGTTTCGAGATGCGCGTCTTCACCGAGGTCGAGCGCGCCAAGGCCCGCCGTCGCCCCTTCACCATTGCCGGCACCTACGCCAAGCGCTTCGCCGCCAAGGAGGCTTTTTCCAAGGCGGTGGGCACGGGCTTCAAGCGCGGCGTCTACATGAAGGACATCGGGGTGGTGAACGCACCCTCGGGCGCGCCGACGCTGGCGCTGACCGGCGGGGCGCAGGCGCGGCTTGACGAACTCACCCCCGAGGGCCACCGCATCCACGTCCATGTGACCCTGACCGACGACCATCCCTGGGCGCAGGCCTTCGTCATCCTCGAAGCCAAGCCCCTCTGA